TGGTACCACGACGAGATCGCCTCGGTGAAGCCCGAGTGCAAGCCGGAGAAGATGAAGGCCGAGGACCCGCTGTTCATCCTCTACACCTCCGGCTCCACCGGCAAGCCGAAGGGCGTGCTGCACACCACCGGCGGCTATCTCGTCTACGCCTCGATGACGCACCAGTACGTCTTCGACTACCACGACGGGGACATCTACTGGTGCACCGCCGACGTCGGCTGGGTCACCGGCCACAGCTACATCGTCTACGGCCCGCTCGCCAACGGCGCGACCACGCTGATGTTCGAGGGCGTGCCCAACTACCCCTCCGTCTCCCGCTTCTGGGAGGTCATCGACAAGCACAAGGTCAACATCTTCTACACCGCCCCGACCGCGATCCGCGCCCTGATGGGCGCCGGGGACGGCCCGGTGAAGAAGACCTCGCGCAAGAGCCTGCGCGTGCTGGGCTCGGTCGGCGAGCCGATCAACCCGGAAGCCTGGGAGTGGTATTACAACGTCGTCGGCGAGAAGAAGGTGCCGATCGTCGACACCTGGTGGCAGACCGAGACCGGCGGCATCCTGATCACGCCGCTGCCGGGCGCGACCGACCTCAAGGCCGGCTCCGCCACGCGGCCCTTCTTCGGCATCGAGCCGCAGCTCGTCGACAATGACGGCAAGGTGCTGGAGGGACCGGCCGACGGCAATCTCTGCATCACCGAGTCGTGGCCGGGCCAGATGCGCACGGTCTACGGCGACCACGAGCGCTTCATCCAGACCTACTTCTCCACCTACAAGGGGAAGTATTTCACCGGCGACGGCTGCCGCCGCGACGAGGACGGCTACTACTGGATCACCGGCCGCGTCGACGACGTCATCAACGTCTCCGGCCACCGCATGGGCACGGCCGAGGTCGAGTCGGCGCTGGTCGCCCACGACAAGGTGTCCGAGGCCGCCGTCGTCGGCTATCCGCACGACATCAAGGGCCAGGGCATCTACTGCTATGTCACGCTGATGTCCGGCGTCGAGCCGACCGACGACCTGCGCAAGGAGCTGGTCAGCTTCGTCCGCAAGGAAATCGGCGCCATCGCCTCCCCCGACAAGATCCAGTTCGCCCCCGGCCTGCCGAAAACCCGCTCCGGCAAGATCATGCGCCGCATCCTGCGCAAGATCGCCGAAGACGACTTCGCGGCGCTGGGGGATACCTCCACGCTGGCGGACCCGGCCGTGGTGGATGACCTGATCGGGAACAGGCAGAATAAGAAGGCGTAGGAAGACGACACAGCCCACCCCGCGCGCCGTCATCCTCGGGCCTGTCCCGAGGATCTACTGCGAGTCGCGGGTGACCGAAAACCGGTCCGGCCAGCCCGCGGATGTCCATAGATCAGCGGGGCAAGCTAACGATATTGCTTGATTTTCAGCGGCGTAGATCCTCGGGACAGGCCCGAGGATGACGCCCCTGGACGGGTTTCGCGTCTCGAACATCTGCGTCAATGTCCCTTTTGCAACCCAGCCTTGAGAACCGACCCCGAACCATCCGCCCGGCCACCGCGTTGTCCCGCATGACCTCCCCCGCCACCCCCAACCCCGCCGCCCAACTCCTCGCCCTGCGCATCTCCGCAAACGGCGGCACCCCCAACAACGACCGCCACCCCGCGATCGTCGCCCGCGGCGCGATCCGTCCCTCGCCTGAAGATCCCGACGGCTCCATCCGCCGCCTGTTCGAGGCGAACGCCTGGCGCGGCACGTGGACCTGGCAGGTCTTCCGCTACCACCACTATCACCCCGACGCCTTCGAGGTTCTCGGCGTGGCCACCGGCTCGGCGGTGCTGGTCATCGGCGGCGAGGCGGGCCGCCGGCTGGAGGTCGAGGCCGGCGACGTGCTGCTGCTTCCGCCGGGCTGGGGCCACTGCATGTTGTCCTCATCCCCCGACTTCGCCATCTGCGGCGCCTATCCGCCGGGGCAGGAGGACTACACGGTGCGGCGGGCGAGCGAGGGATATGACGAGGGCGTGATTGCGCAGATCGCTGCGGTGCCCCTGCCGGAGATGGACCCGGTGTTCGGCAAAGCCGGGAAGCTGCTTGACGGCATGAAGTAAGTGATCAGTCCCGGCTTTGCCCACGCGACAGTCCAACTCCGTTCGAAAGCGGGAAGGACGACCTTATCCCTCCAGCCAGCGAAAAATCCCGGCAACCGTTCGAGCGCCATCAGGACTTCGTCAGATCCGGCAATCTTTTCATGAAGCGTCCAAACGCTTCCGTCGGACATTTTGAGATCGAAGCAGATCAGGTCCGTGGTGATCTCGTCACGCTTGTACGCCGCGATTTCCACGATATTGGCGAATGCCCACCGATTCTGGGGAACGCCGCCCTCTGATAGAACGATCTCGTTATTCTCGACAGCAGGACCGGGGAGAGTCGCCTCCACATGCCTCAAAAACCCTGATGAAGAAAATCCAAAGCTGCAACGATCTCATCCCTATGCGCCGAGAGATTTGCGATTGGACGGCCACGCAGAGCGCTCAGAGGCACGGAAACTGCGTGCTGGGGATGGAGCACATACCTGCGGTCGCCAACCGGAAATACCGGGTTGAGACGGAGCAGTGGCCGCAGCTTCGGGTGATCCGGCATGAGTGGCAGGCAAAAGCGGACATGAAGGCGTTCGAAAATATCCGCCTGCATGATCATGAGAAGATTTTCAGCGCCTCTCGGATCGGGAAAGACGTCGAAGCGCGTCACTCGAAGCCCCGAAACTCGGAAAACGGCAGTCCATGTTCCGCGAAATAGCGATTGTGCTCTTCAATCGCTTCACGATTCTCTTCCAGCCAAAGCTCCGACTTTCTGGCAGCAACCGCTTTGGCCAGCCCTTCCTCGGCAATCTTCGAAACATTGAGGCCGAGTTCCTTCGCCTCGGCAATCAGCCGCTGGTCCAAGGACAGGTTCGTCGCCTTGCGTTGCGGCTTAGGTGCTTTCGTCAACATGAGCATCTCCTATGCGCATAGGATATGCGCATGTATCTTCGCCTGCAAGGATTTAGGCAACGCCGAAACCAATCATCAGAACAACCGGTATTTCTCTAGCGGCAGCCCGTTCTCGCGCACCCATTCGTTCATGCTCTCCAGCGCCTCGCGATTCTCTTCCTTCCAGCGGCGGTTCTTTTCCGCCCGCACGGCATCGGAGATCGCCTCGTCGACAATCCGCGAAACGTCGAGTCCAACCGCCTTCGCCTCGGCGACGACCCGCTCATCCAGCGACAGCTTCGTCGCCCTGCGCCTCGGCTCTGGCATCTTCGTCGGCATGCACGCCTCCAATGCGCACACGGTATGTGCATGCTCCCTGCTCCGCAATCGCCGCACGATGCACACAAACCCCACCCGGTGGATCGATTT
The Mesorhizobium australicum genome window above contains:
- a CDS encoding type II toxin-antitoxin system CcdA family antitoxin, coding for MPTKMPEPRRRATKLSLDERVVAEAKAVGLDVSRIVDEAISDAVRAEKNRRWKEENREALESMNEWVRENGLPLEKYRLF
- a CDS encoding cupin domain-containing protein, with amino-acid sequence MTSPATPNPAAQLLALRISANGGTPNNDRHPAIVARGAIRPSPEDPDGSIRRLFEANAWRGTWTWQVFRYHHYHPDAFEVLGVATGSAVLVIGGEAGRRLEVEAGDVLLLPPGWGHCMLSSSPDFAICGAYPPGQEDYTVRRASEGYDEGVIAQIAAVPLPEMDPVFGKAGKLLDGMK
- a CDS encoding CcdB family protein, with amino-acid sequence MTRFDVFPDPRGAENLLMIMQADIFERLHVRFCLPLMPDHPKLRPLLRLNPVFPVGDRRYVLHPQHAVSVPLSALRGRPIANLSAHRDEIVAALDFLHQGF
- a CDS encoding type II toxin-antitoxin system CcdA family antitoxin, which produces MLTKAPKPQRKATNLSLDQRLIAEAKELGLNVSKIAEEGLAKAVAARKSELWLEENREAIEEHNRYFAEHGLPFSEFRGFE
- the acs gene encoding acetate--CoA ligase, which gives rise to MSEVNVHKVQPAWKKNALIDNDTYLKWYAESVRNPDRFWGKHGKRIDWFKPYTKVKNASFKGKVSIKWFEDGQTNVSYNCIDRHLKKRGNQTAIIWEGDNPYDDKKITYNELYEHVCRLANVMKKHGVKKGDRVTIYMPMIPEAAYAMLACTRIGAIHSIVFGGFSPDALAGRIVDCESTFVITADEGLRGGKPIPLKENTDKAIDIAAKNHVMVKKVVVVRRTGGKVGWAPGRDVWYHDEIASVKPECKPEKMKAEDPLFILYTSGSTGKPKGVLHTTGGYLVYASMTHQYVFDYHDGDIYWCTADVGWVTGHSYIVYGPLANGATTLMFEGVPNYPSVSRFWEVIDKHKVNIFYTAPTAIRALMGAGDGPVKKTSRKSLRVLGSVGEPINPEAWEWYYNVVGEKKVPIVDTWWQTETGGILITPLPGATDLKAGSATRPFFGIEPQLVDNDGKVLEGPADGNLCITESWPGQMRTVYGDHERFIQTYFSTYKGKYFTGDGCRRDEDGYYWITGRVDDVINVSGHRMGTAEVESALVAHDKVSEAAVVGYPHDIKGQGIYCYVTLMSGVEPTDDLRKELVSFVRKEIGAIASPDKIQFAPGLPKTRSGKIMRRILRKIAEDDFAALGDTSTLADPAVVDDLIGNRQNKKA